The Theropithecus gelada isolate Dixy chromosome 11, Tgel_1.0, whole genome shotgun sequence genome includes a region encoding these proteins:
- the KCNH3 gene encoding potassium voltage-gated channel subfamily H member 3 isoform X1, translated as MPAMRGLLAPQNTFLDTIATRFDGTHSNFVLGNAQVAGLFPVVYCSDGFCDLTGFSRAEVMQRGCACSFLYGPDTSELVRQQIRKALDEHKEFKAELILYRKSGLPFWCLLDVIPIKNEKGEVALFLVSHKDISETKNRGGPDRWKETGSGRRRYGRARSKGFNANRRRSRAVLYHLSGHLQKQPKGKHKLNKGVFGEKPNLPEYKVAAIRKSPFILLHCGALRATWDGFILLATLYVAVTVPYSVCVSTAREPSAARGPPSVCDLAVEVLFILDIVLNFRTTFVSKSGQVVFAPKSICLHYVTTWFLLDVIAALPFDLLHAFKVNVYFGAHLLKTVRLLRLLRLLPRLDRYSQYSAVVLTLLMAVFALLAHWVACVWFYIGQREIESSESELPEIGWLQELARRLETPYYLVGRRPAGGNSSGQSDNCSSSSEANGTGLELLGGPSLRSAYITSLYFALSSLTSVGFGNVSANTDTEKIFSICTMLIGALMHAVVFGNVTAIIQRMYARRFLYHSRTRDLRDYIRIHRIPKPLKQRMLEYFQATWAVNNGIDTTELLQSLPDELRADIAMHLHKEVLQLPLFEAASRGCLRALSLALRPAFCTPGEYLIHQGDALQALYFVCSGSMEVLKGGTVLAILGKGDLIGCELPRREQVVKANADVKGLTYCVLQCLQLAGLHDSLALYPEFAPRFSRGLRGELSYNLGAGGGSAEVDTSSLSGDNTLMSTLEEKETDGEQGPTVSPAPADEPSSPLLSPGCTSSSSAAKLLSPRRTAPRPRLGGRGRPGRAGALKAEAGPSAPPRALEGLRLPPMPWNVPPDLSPRVVDGIEDGCGSDQPKFSFRMGQSGPECSSSPSPGPESGLLTVPHGPSEARNTDTLDKLRQAVMELSEQVLQMREGLQSLRQAVQLVLAPHREGPCPRASGEGPCPASASGLLQPLCVDTGASSYCLQPPAGSVLSGTWPHPRPGPPPLMAPWPWGPPASQSSPWPRATAFWTSTSDSEPPASGDLCSEPSTPASPPPSEEGARTGPPEPVSQAEATSTGEPPPVSGGLALPWDPHSLEMVLIGCHGSGTVQWTQEEGTGV; from the exons TGGCGGGGCTCTTCCCCGTGGTCTACTGCTCTGATGGCTTCTGTGACCTCACGGGCTTCTCCCGGGCTGAGGTCATGCAGCGGGGCTGTGCCTGCTCCTTCCTTTATGGGCCAGACACCAGTGAGCTCGTCCGCCAACAGATCCGCAAGGCCCTGGACGAGCacaaggagttcaaggctgagCTGATCCTGTACCGGAAGAGCG GGCTCCCGTTCTGGTGTCTCCTGGATGTGATACCCATAAAGAATGAGAAAGGGGAGGTGGCTCTCTTCCTAGTCTCTCACAAGGACATCAGTGAAACCAAGAACCGAGGGGGCCCTGACAGATGGAAGGAGACAG GTAGTGGCCGGCGCCGATATGGCCGGGCACGATCCAAAGGCTTCAATGCCAACCGGCGGCGGAGCCGGGCTGTGCTCTACCACCTGTCTGGGCACCTGCAGAAGCAGCCCAAGGGCAAGCACAAGCTCAATAAG GGGGTGTTTGGGGAGAAGCCAAACTTGCCTGAGTACAAAGTAGCTGCCATCCGGAAGTCGCCTTTCATCCTGTTGCACTGTGGGGCGCTGAGGGCCACCTGGGATGGCTTCATCCTGCTCGCCACGCTCTATGTGGCTGTCACCGTGCCCTACAGCGTGTGTGTGAGCACAGCACGGGAGCCCAGTGCCGCCCGCGGCCCACCCAGCGTCTGTGACCTGGCTGTGGAGGTCCTCTTCATCCTTG ACATTGTGCTGAATTTCCGTACCACATTCGTGTCCAAGTCGGGCCAGGTGGTGTTTGCCCCAAAGTCCATTTGCCTCCACTACGTCACCACCTGGTTCCTGCTGGATGTCATCGCAGCGCTGCCCTTTGACCTGCTGCATGCCTTCAAGGTCAACGTG TACTTCGGGGCCCACCTGCTGAAGACGGTGCGCCTGCTGCGCCTGCTGCGCCTGCTTCCGCGGCTGGACCGGTACTCGCAGTACAGCGCTGTGGTGCTGACACTGCTCATGGCCGTGTTCGCCCTGCTTGCGCACTGGGTTGCCTGCGTCTGGTTTTACATTGGTCAGCGGGAGATCGAGAGCAGCGAATCCGAGCTGCCTGAGATTG GCTGGCTGCAGGAGCTGGCCCGCCGACTGGAGACCCCCTACTACCTGGTGGGCCGGAGACCAGCCGGAGGGAACAGCTCTGGCCAGAGTGAcaactgcagcagcagcagcgagGCCAACGGGACGGGGCTGGAGCTGCTAGGCGGCCCGTCGCTGCGCAGCGCCTACATCACCTCCCTCTACTTCGCACTCAGCAGCCTCACCAGCGTGGGCTTCGGCAACGTGTCCGCCAACACGGACACTGAGAAGATCTTCTCCATCTGCACCATGCTCATCGGCG CCCTGATGCACGCGGTGGTGTTCGGGAACGTGACGGCCATCATCCAGCGCATGTACGCCCGCCGCTTTCTGTACCACAGCCGCACGCGCGACCTGCGCGACTACATCCGCATCCACCGTATCCCCAAGCCCCTCAAGCAGCGCATGCTGGAGTACTTCCAGGCCACCTGGGCGGTGAACAATGGCATCGACACCACCGAG CTGCTGCAGAGCCTCCCTGACGAGCTGCGCGCAGACATCGCCATGCACCTGCACAAGGAGGTCCTGCAGCTGCCGCTGTTTGAGGCAGCCAGCCGCGGCTGCCTGCGGGCACTGTCTCTGGCCCTGCGGCCCGCCTTCTGCACGCCGGGCGAGTACCTCATCCACCAAGGCGATGCCCTGCAGGCCCTCTACTTTGTCTGCTCTGGCTCCATGGAGGTGCTCAAGGGTGGCACCGTGCTCGCCATCCTAG GGAAGGGTGACCTGATCGGCTGTGAGCTGCCCCGGAGGGAGCAGGTGGTAAAGGCCAACGCCGATGTGAAGGGGCTGACGTACTGCGTCCTGCAGTGTCTGCAGCTGGCTGGCCTGCACGACAGCCTTGCGCTCTACCCCGAGTTTGCCCCGCGCTTCAGCCGTGGCCTCCGAGGGGAGCTCAGCTACAACCTGGGTGCTGGGGGAGGCTCTGCAGAG GTGGACACCAGCTCCCTGAGCGGCGACAATACCCTTATGTCCACGCTGGAGGAGAAGGAGACAGATGGGGAGCAGGGCCCCACAgtctccccagccccagctgatGAGCCCTCCAGCCCCCTGCTGTCCCCTGGTTGCACCTCCTCATCCTCGGCTGCCAAGCTGCTATCCCCACGTCGAACAGCACCCCGGCCTCGTCtaggtggcagagggagaccaggcagggcaggggctttgaaggctgaggctggcCCCTCTGCTCCCCCACGGGCCCTAGAGGGGCTACGGCTGCCCCCCATGCCATGGAATGTGCCCCCAGATCTGAGCCCCAG GGTAGTAGATGGCATTGAAGACGGCTGTGGCTCGGACCAGCCCAAGTTCTCTTTCCGCATGGGCCAGTCTGGCCCGGAATGTagcagcagcccctcccctggACCAG AGAGTGGCCTGCTCACTGTCCCCCATGGGCCCAGCGAGGCAAGGAACACAGACACACTGGACAAGCTTCGGCAGGCG GTGATGGAGCTGTCAGAACAGGTGCTGCAGATGCGGGAAGGACTACAGTCACTTCGCCAGGCTGTGCAGCTTGTCCTGGCACCCCATAGGGAGGGTCCATGCCCTCGGGCCTCAGGAGAGGGGCCATGCCCAGCCAGCGCCTCCGGGCTTCTGCAGCCTCTGTGTGTGGACACTGGGGCATCCTCCTACTGCCTGCAGCCCCCAGCTGGCTCTGTCTTGAGTGGGACTTGGCCCCACCCTCGTCCGGGGCCTCCTCCCCTCATGGCACCCTGGCCCTGGGGTCCCCCAGCATCTCAGAGCTCCCCCTGGCCTCGAGCCACAGCTTTCTGGACCTCCACCTCAGACTCAGAGCCCCCTGCCTCAGGAGACCTCTGCTCTGAGCCCAGCACCCCTGCCTCACCTCCTCCTTCTGAGGAAGGGGCTAGGACTGGGCCCCCAGAGCCTGTGAGCCAGGCTGAGGCTACCAGCACTGGAGAGCCCCCGCCAGTGTCAGGGGGCCTGGCCTTGCCCTGGGACCCCCACAGCCTGGAGATGGTGCTTATTGGCTGCCACGGCTCTGGCACAGTCCAGTGGACCCAGGAAGAAGGCACAGGGGTCTGA
- the KCNH3 gene encoding potassium voltage-gated channel subfamily H member 3 isoform X2 has translation MQRGCACSFLYGPDTSELVRQQIRKALDEHKEFKAELILYRKSGLPFWCLLDVIPIKNEKGEVALFLVSHKDISETKNRGGPDRWKETGSGRRRYGRARSKGFNANRRRSRAVLYHLSGHLQKQPKGKHKLNKGVFGEKPNLPEYKVAAIRKSPFILLHCGALRATWDGFILLATLYVAVTVPYSVCVSTAREPSAARGPPSVCDLAVEVLFILDIVLNFRTTFVSKSGQVVFAPKSICLHYVTTWFLLDVIAALPFDLLHAFKVNVYFGAHLLKTVRLLRLLRLLPRLDRYSQYSAVVLTLLMAVFALLAHWVACVWFYIGQREIESSESELPEIGWLQELARRLETPYYLVGRRPAGGNSSGQSDNCSSSSEANGTGLELLGGPSLRSAYITSLYFALSSLTSVGFGNVSANTDTEKIFSICTMLIGALMHAVVFGNVTAIIQRMYARRFLYHSRTRDLRDYIRIHRIPKPLKQRMLEYFQATWAVNNGIDTTELLQSLPDELRADIAMHLHKEVLQLPLFEAASRGCLRALSLALRPAFCTPGEYLIHQGDALQALYFVCSGSMEVLKGGTVLAILGKGDLIGCELPRREQVVKANADVKGLTYCVLQCLQLAGLHDSLALYPEFAPRFSRGLRGELSYNLGAGGGSAEVDTSSLSGDNTLMSTLEEKETDGEQGPTVSPAPADEPSSPLLSPGCTSSSSAAKLLSPRRTAPRPRLGGRGRPGRAGALKAEAGPSAPPRALEGLRLPPMPWNVPPDLSPRVVDGIEDGCGSDQPKFSFRMGQSGPECSSSPSPGPESGLLTVPHGPSEARNTDTLDKLRQAVMELSEQVLQMREGLQSLRQAVQLVLAPHREGPCPRASGEGPCPASASGLLQPLCVDTGASSYCLQPPAGSVLSGTWPHPRPGPPPLMAPWPWGPPASQSSPWPRATAFWTSTSDSEPPASGDLCSEPSTPASPPPSEEGARTGPPEPVSQAEATSTGEPPPVSGGLALPWDPHSLEMVLIGCHGSGTVQWTQEEGTGV, from the exons ATGCAGCGGGGCTGTGCCTGCTCCTTCCTTTATGGGCCAGACACCAGTGAGCTCGTCCGCCAACAGATCCGCAAGGCCCTGGACGAGCacaaggagttcaaggctgagCTGATCCTGTACCGGAAGAGCG GGCTCCCGTTCTGGTGTCTCCTGGATGTGATACCCATAAAGAATGAGAAAGGGGAGGTGGCTCTCTTCCTAGTCTCTCACAAGGACATCAGTGAAACCAAGAACCGAGGGGGCCCTGACAGATGGAAGGAGACAG GTAGTGGCCGGCGCCGATATGGCCGGGCACGATCCAAAGGCTTCAATGCCAACCGGCGGCGGAGCCGGGCTGTGCTCTACCACCTGTCTGGGCACCTGCAGAAGCAGCCCAAGGGCAAGCACAAGCTCAATAAG GGGGTGTTTGGGGAGAAGCCAAACTTGCCTGAGTACAAAGTAGCTGCCATCCGGAAGTCGCCTTTCATCCTGTTGCACTGTGGGGCGCTGAGGGCCACCTGGGATGGCTTCATCCTGCTCGCCACGCTCTATGTGGCTGTCACCGTGCCCTACAGCGTGTGTGTGAGCACAGCACGGGAGCCCAGTGCCGCCCGCGGCCCACCCAGCGTCTGTGACCTGGCTGTGGAGGTCCTCTTCATCCTTG ACATTGTGCTGAATTTCCGTACCACATTCGTGTCCAAGTCGGGCCAGGTGGTGTTTGCCCCAAAGTCCATTTGCCTCCACTACGTCACCACCTGGTTCCTGCTGGATGTCATCGCAGCGCTGCCCTTTGACCTGCTGCATGCCTTCAAGGTCAACGTG TACTTCGGGGCCCACCTGCTGAAGACGGTGCGCCTGCTGCGCCTGCTGCGCCTGCTTCCGCGGCTGGACCGGTACTCGCAGTACAGCGCTGTGGTGCTGACACTGCTCATGGCCGTGTTCGCCCTGCTTGCGCACTGGGTTGCCTGCGTCTGGTTTTACATTGGTCAGCGGGAGATCGAGAGCAGCGAATCCGAGCTGCCTGAGATTG GCTGGCTGCAGGAGCTGGCCCGCCGACTGGAGACCCCCTACTACCTGGTGGGCCGGAGACCAGCCGGAGGGAACAGCTCTGGCCAGAGTGAcaactgcagcagcagcagcgagGCCAACGGGACGGGGCTGGAGCTGCTAGGCGGCCCGTCGCTGCGCAGCGCCTACATCACCTCCCTCTACTTCGCACTCAGCAGCCTCACCAGCGTGGGCTTCGGCAACGTGTCCGCCAACACGGACACTGAGAAGATCTTCTCCATCTGCACCATGCTCATCGGCG CCCTGATGCACGCGGTGGTGTTCGGGAACGTGACGGCCATCATCCAGCGCATGTACGCCCGCCGCTTTCTGTACCACAGCCGCACGCGCGACCTGCGCGACTACATCCGCATCCACCGTATCCCCAAGCCCCTCAAGCAGCGCATGCTGGAGTACTTCCAGGCCACCTGGGCGGTGAACAATGGCATCGACACCACCGAG CTGCTGCAGAGCCTCCCTGACGAGCTGCGCGCAGACATCGCCATGCACCTGCACAAGGAGGTCCTGCAGCTGCCGCTGTTTGAGGCAGCCAGCCGCGGCTGCCTGCGGGCACTGTCTCTGGCCCTGCGGCCCGCCTTCTGCACGCCGGGCGAGTACCTCATCCACCAAGGCGATGCCCTGCAGGCCCTCTACTTTGTCTGCTCTGGCTCCATGGAGGTGCTCAAGGGTGGCACCGTGCTCGCCATCCTAG GGAAGGGTGACCTGATCGGCTGTGAGCTGCCCCGGAGGGAGCAGGTGGTAAAGGCCAACGCCGATGTGAAGGGGCTGACGTACTGCGTCCTGCAGTGTCTGCAGCTGGCTGGCCTGCACGACAGCCTTGCGCTCTACCCCGAGTTTGCCCCGCGCTTCAGCCGTGGCCTCCGAGGGGAGCTCAGCTACAACCTGGGTGCTGGGGGAGGCTCTGCAGAG GTGGACACCAGCTCCCTGAGCGGCGACAATACCCTTATGTCCACGCTGGAGGAGAAGGAGACAGATGGGGAGCAGGGCCCCACAgtctccccagccccagctgatGAGCCCTCCAGCCCCCTGCTGTCCCCTGGTTGCACCTCCTCATCCTCGGCTGCCAAGCTGCTATCCCCACGTCGAACAGCACCCCGGCCTCGTCtaggtggcagagggagaccaggcagggcaggggctttgaaggctgaggctggcCCCTCTGCTCCCCCACGGGCCCTAGAGGGGCTACGGCTGCCCCCCATGCCATGGAATGTGCCCCCAGATCTGAGCCCCAG GGTAGTAGATGGCATTGAAGACGGCTGTGGCTCGGACCAGCCCAAGTTCTCTTTCCGCATGGGCCAGTCTGGCCCGGAATGTagcagcagcccctcccctggACCAG AGAGTGGCCTGCTCACTGTCCCCCATGGGCCCAGCGAGGCAAGGAACACAGACACACTGGACAAGCTTCGGCAGGCG GTGATGGAGCTGTCAGAACAGGTGCTGCAGATGCGGGAAGGACTACAGTCACTTCGCCAGGCTGTGCAGCTTGTCCTGGCACCCCATAGGGAGGGTCCATGCCCTCGGGCCTCAGGAGAGGGGCCATGCCCAGCCAGCGCCTCCGGGCTTCTGCAGCCTCTGTGTGTGGACACTGGGGCATCCTCCTACTGCCTGCAGCCCCCAGCTGGCTCTGTCTTGAGTGGGACTTGGCCCCACCCTCGTCCGGGGCCTCCTCCCCTCATGGCACCCTGGCCCTGGGGTCCCCCAGCATCTCAGAGCTCCCCCTGGCCTCGAGCCACAGCTTTCTGGACCTCCACCTCAGACTCAGAGCCCCCTGCCTCAGGAGACCTCTGCTCTGAGCCCAGCACCCCTGCCTCACCTCCTCCTTCTGAGGAAGGGGCTAGGACTGGGCCCCCAGAGCCTGTGAGCCAGGCTGAGGCTACCAGCACTGGAGAGCCCCCGCCAGTGTCAGGGGGCCTGGCCTTGCCCTGGGACCCCCACAGCCTGGAGATGGTGCTTATTGGCTGCCACGGCTCTGGCACAGTCCAGTGGACCCAGGAAGAAGGCACAGGGGTCTGA